From the Acetobacter aceti genome, one window contains:
- a CDS encoding ATP-binding protein has protein sequence MRPDNAAPRERLIRLWPRGLMGRVLFVLLASIGIVFVASWTLYEHAEAYIEDSDRFDLIGERLATDVRVIDGAPANTRAMLSTMLSTDDLRISWRPANAVHEVHQEPKGMNQLHARLVKANSTLGHSVLQLYTGGAGRWTDIGGTVVLNDRSQISFTAPDILRSHVVTQGLATAAIVTLAVLLVAAMLVHALSLPLRALATVADTIGAGDWEPIAEKGPKEVRRLAHAINAMQTRIAHLIEDRTEALAAVSHDLRTPLARLRLRAGFIGDTEAQDAIEADIDEMEAMVDGVLAYLSGEKEREATRSTDLAAILMTIMDDATDRGDTVTYEGPDRLPLVLPSLAIKRVFTNLVENALHYAGSAAISVNLTAGHVIVNIDDNGPGIPESEISRVTTPFYRVESSRSRRTGGLGLGLAIVTREVERAGGTFSLCNRPDGGLRAQVTLSVHRAASS, from the coding sequence TTGCGGCCGGACAACGCCGCGCCGCGTGAAAGACTGATCCGTCTCTGGCCACGCGGTCTCATGGGCCGCGTGCTGTTCGTGCTTCTGGCGTCGATCGGCATCGTGTTTGTCGCAAGCTGGACGCTCTACGAACACGCGGAAGCCTATATCGAGGACAGCGACCGCTTCGATCTTATCGGGGAGCGTCTGGCCACCGATGTCCGGGTGATTGACGGCGCTCCCGCCAATACCCGCGCCATGCTGTCCACCATGCTGTCCACGGACGATCTGCGTATAAGCTGGCGACCTGCAAACGCCGTTCATGAGGTTCATCAGGAACCCAAGGGCATGAACCAGCTTCACGCACGGCTGGTGAAGGCCAATTCCACTCTTGGTCACTCCGTTCTGCAACTCTACACCGGTGGAGCCGGACGCTGGACGGATATCGGCGGCACGGTTGTACTGAACGACAGGAGCCAGATCTCTTTCACCGCACCGGACATCCTGCGGAGTCATGTCGTCACGCAGGGGCTGGCCACAGCCGCTATCGTCACACTGGCGGTCCTGCTGGTCGCAGCCATGCTGGTGCATGCGCTCAGCCTGCCTCTGCGGGCGCTCGCCACGGTGGCCGACACGATAGGGGCAGGCGACTGGGAACCGATTGCTGAAAAAGGCCCCAAGGAAGTCAGGCGTCTGGCGCACGCCATCAACGCCATGCAGACCCGTATCGCCCATCTGATCGAAGACCGCACCGAAGCCCTCGCCGCAGTATCGCATGATCTCCGCACGCCGCTGGCGCGCCTGCGTCTGCGCGCCGGGTTTATCGGAGATACGGAAGCGCAGGACGCCATTGAAGCCGATATCGACGAGATGGAAGCCATGGTGGACGGGGTGCTGGCCTATCTTTCAGGCGAGAAGGAACGGGAAGCCACCCGTTCGACCGATCTGGCGGCGATCCTGATGACCATCATGGATGACGCCACGGATCGGGGCGACACCGTGACCTATGAAGGCCCTGACCGGCTGCCGCTCGTCCTGCCGTCACTCGCCATCAAGAGGGTTTTCACCAATCTTGTTGAAAATGCCCTGCATTATGCTGGATCGGCTGCCATTTCCGTGAATCTGACGGCAGGCCATGTCATCGTGAATATCGATGACAATGGCCCCGGCATTCCGGAATCTGAAATAAGCCGCGTTACAACGCCCTTTTACCGGGTAGAGTCCTCACGCTCACGCAGAACAGGCGGACTGGGTCTTGGACTGGCCATCGTCACGCGTGAAGTGGAACGGGCAGGCGGGACATTTTCCCTGTGCAACCGCCCGGACGGCGGGTTACGGGCGCAGGTCACTCTGTCGGTCCATCGCGCTGCCTCATCCTGA
- a CDS encoding ferredoxin family 2Fe-2S iron-sulfur cluster binding protein, protein MPHMIFVEPDGTERKVDAPVGLSVLEIAHKHGVDLEGACEGSLACATCHVIVDPSWAPKLSEATEDEEDMLDLAFGLEATSRLGCQIIMNDELDGLTVRLPRKS, encoded by the coding sequence ATGCCCCACATGATTTTCGTCGAGCCCGATGGCACCGAGCGCAAGGTCGATGCGCCCGTTGGTCTTTCCGTTCTGGAGATTGCCCACAAGCATGGCGTCGATCTGGAAGGCGCGTGCGAAGGCTCGCTGGCCTGCGCGACCTGCCATGTGATCGTCGATCCGTCCTGGGCGCCGAAGCTGTCGGAAGCGACAGAGGACGAAGAGGATATGCTGGACCTCGCCTTCGGACTTGAGGCAACATCGCGCCTCGGCTGCCAGATCATCATGAACGATGAACTGGATGGCCTGACAGTCCGTCTGCCGCGCAAAAGTTGA
- the thiC gene encoding phosphomethylpyrimidine synthase ThiC, whose product MNHIAPKGPDTKAPAPGHVTTGPVWGSRKIHSSPENHPEIRVPFREIALDPSANEAPVRLYDTSGPYTDTDVSIDVARGLPKVRSEWLAKRGFSKATPRAVKPEDNGGATGDNLVDPCPAPHTVLESGAAEHVTQYEFARAGIITEEMIYVAHRENLGRLKAAEGAAARRADGEDFDAAIPEFVTPEFVRDEIARGRAIIPANINHPELEPVIIGRNFLVKVNANIGNSAVTSSAAEEVEKLVWSIRWGADTVMDLSTGRNIHNIRDWILRNAPTPIGTVPLYQALEKVGGDVSKLSWEVFRDTLIEQAEQGVDYFTIHAGVRLAHVPLTANRVTGIVSRGGSIMASWCLMEHRESFLYEHFEDICDIMRKYDVSFSLGDGLRPGSISDANDAAQFAELETLGELTKIAWAKGCQVMIEGPGHVPMHKIKANMDKQLKECHEAPFYTLGPLTTDIAPGYDHITSAIGAAMIGWFGTAMLCYVTPKEHLGLPNRDDVKIGVITYRLAAHAADLAKGHPSAKLRDDALSRARFSFRWEDQFKLSLDPDTARAYHDETLPKDAHKTAHFCSMCGPKFCSMRISQDIRDDARRIAGMEEKSREFREAGGKVYVPAE is encoded by the coding sequence ATGAACCACATTGCACCCAAAGGCCCCGACACCAAGGCCCCCGCACCGGGCCATGTCACAACCGGTCCCGTCTGGGGCTCAAGAAAAATCCATTCAAGTCCGGAAAATCATCCTGAAATCCGTGTGCCGTTTCGCGAGATCGCACTCGATCCATCAGCGAATGAAGCGCCGGTGCGCCTCTATGATACATCGGGGCCTTATACCGACACCGATGTCAGCATCGACGTCGCCAGGGGCCTGCCAAAAGTCCGTTCGGAATGGCTGGCGAAGCGCGGCTTCAGCAAGGCCACTCCCCGCGCAGTGAAACCGGAGGATAATGGCGGTGCGACCGGCGATAACCTCGTCGATCCGTGTCCCGCGCCCCATACGGTTCTCGAATCAGGCGCGGCAGAGCACGTCACACAATATGAATTCGCCCGCGCCGGGATCATCACCGAGGAGATGATCTATGTCGCTCACCGTGAAAATCTCGGTCGCCTGAAAGCTGCCGAAGGCGCCGCCGCACGCCGGGCCGACGGCGAGGATTTCGACGCCGCCATTCCCGAGTTCGTCACACCGGAATTCGTGCGTGACGAGATCGCCCGTGGACGCGCCATCATCCCGGCCAACATCAATCACCCCGAACTTGAGCCGGTCATCATCGGGCGCAATTTCCTAGTGAAGGTGAACGCCAATATCGGTAATTCCGCCGTCACCTCCTCCGCCGCCGAAGAAGTCGAAAAGCTGGTCTGGTCGATCCGCTGGGGCGCGGACACGGTCATGGATCTTTCGACGGGTCGGAACATCCACAATATCCGTGACTGGATCCTGCGTAACGCCCCGACACCGATCGGCACCGTGCCGCTCTATCAGGCGCTTGAGAAAGTCGGGGGTGACGTCAGCAAACTTTCATGGGAAGTCTTCCGTGATACGCTGATCGAACAGGCCGAGCAGGGCGTGGATTACTTCACCATTCATGCGGGCGTGCGGCTGGCTCACGTTCCGCTGACAGCCAACCGGGTCACCGGCATTGTCTCGCGTGGCGGCTCGATCATGGCGAGCTGGTGCCTGATGGAACACCGCGAAAGCTTCCTCTACGAGCATTTCGAGGACATCTGCGATATCATGCGCAAGTATGACGTCTCGTTCTCGCTCGGTGATGGTCTGCGTCCGGGCTCCATTTCCGACGCCAATGACGCCGCCCAGTTCGCCGAACTGGAAACGCTCGGCGAACTGACGAAAATCGCCTGGGCGAAGGGCTGTCAGGTCATGATCGAAGGCCCCGGCCATGTGCCGATGCACAAGATTAAGGCCAACATGGACAAGCAGCTGAAGGAATGCCACGAGGCCCCTTTCTACACGCTTGGCCCGTTAACGACAGATATTGCGCCGGGCTACGATCACATCACCTCCGCCATTGGCGCCGCGATGATCGGCTGGTTCGGCACGGCGATGCTCTGCTACGTGACGCCGAAAGAACATCTCGGCCTTCCAAACCGCGATGATGTGAAAATTGGTGTGATTACCTACCGGCTTGCAGCCCACGCAGCCGATCTCGCCAAGGGGCATCCGTCGGCGAAACTGCGTGACGATGCGCTGAGCCGTGCCCGGTTCTCATTCCGTTGGGAAGACCAGTTCAAGCTGTCACTCGATCCGGATACAGCCCGCGCCTATCATGATGAAACGCTGCCGAAAGACGCGCACAAGACGGCGCATTTCTGCTCGATGTGCGGTCCGAAATTCTGTTCGATGCGGATTTCGCAGGATATCCGTGACGACGCCCGGCGTATTGCCGGCATGGAGGAGAAAAGCCGCGAATTTCGCGAGGCTGGCGGCAAGGTTTATGTGCCGGCTGAATAG
- a CDS encoding response regulator, which translates to MNQQASHDADLQDLPTRILVVEDDAGMRTLLSRTLQADGYRIRAVPDARSMWDALDTETADLIILDVMMPGMNGLDLCRSLRQGGIKGGVEDVSFSNIPIIMVSARGEELDRVLGLELGADDYVAKPFGQKELLARVRAVLRRGQNSTVPAAAAGRQRREVINFAGWSLDLRRRELYDPTGAVVEISGAEHDLLVSFLDNPQRVIGRDRLLELSRTRLGDVSDRSIDVLVSRLRRKLGTEADSLIRTVRGQGYIFTSPVERV; encoded by the coding sequence ATGAATCAACAAGCCTCGCACGACGCCGATTTGCAGGATCTCCCGACCCGCATTCTTGTGGTCGAGGACGATGCCGGCATGCGGACCCTTCTGAGCCGCACCCTTCAGGCGGACGGTTATCGCATCCGTGCGGTTCCTGACGCCCGCTCCATGTGGGACGCACTTGATACCGAAACGGCTGACCTCATCATCCTTGATGTGATGATGCCCGGCATGAACGGCCTCGATCTGTGCCGCAGCCTCCGTCAGGGCGGGATCAAGGGCGGCGTCGAGGACGTGTCCTTTTCCAATATCCCCATCATCATGGTTTCTGCCCGTGGTGAGGAGCTCGATCGCGTTCTGGGGCTGGAACTCGGAGCGGATGACTACGTCGCCAAACCGTTCGGACAGAAGGAACTGCTCGCGCGCGTGCGGGCTGTCCTCCGCCGCGGTCAGAACAGCACGGTGCCGGCCGCAGCAGCAGGGCGTCAGCGCAGGGAAGTCATCAACTTCGCCGGCTGGTCGCTCGATCTGCGCCGCCGTGAACTGTATGATCCCACCGGCGCAGTGGTTGAAATCTCCGGAGCCGAGCATGATCTGCTGGTCAGCTTTCTCGACAACCCGCAGCGTGTGATCGGACGTGACCGGCTGCTGGAGCTTTCCCGCACCCGGCTTGGGGACGTGTCCGACCGTTCCATCGACGTGCTGGTCAGCCGTCTGCGCCGCAAGCTGGGCACGGAAGCCGACAGTCTGATCCGCACCGTCCGGGGACAGGGCTATATCTTCACCTCACCGGTTGAACGGGTCTGA
- the ung gene encoding uracil-DNA glycosylase yields MAEAGIKLDESWRIALQKEFDSPYMKDLKAFLQEEKKAGKRIFPRGPEWFRALNLTPLGSVRVVILGQDPYHGAGQAHGLCFSVRKGVRIPPSLKNIYKEMLSDLGIPPAHHGNLTSWARQGVLLLNSVLTVELGQAASHQRHGWERFTDAVIACVNEQKTPVVFILWGSYAQKKAAFVDSSRHLVLKATHPSPLSAHTGFFGNRYFSKANAFLKEHGLKPIDWQLPEEPEED; encoded by the coding sequence ATGGCGGAGGCAGGCATCAAACTGGACGAAAGCTGGCGTATCGCTCTGCAGAAAGAGTTCGATTCCCCTTATATGAAGGATCTCAAGGCGTTTCTTCAGGAAGAAAAGAAGGCGGGAAAGAGGATCTTTCCCCGTGGTCCGGAATGGTTTCGCGCTCTTAATCTGACACCACTGGGTTCTGTTCGCGTCGTTATTCTTGGACAGGACCCCTACCACGGCGCTGGTCAGGCTCACGGCCTGTGTTTCAGTGTGCGCAAGGGCGTGCGGATACCCCCTTCTCTAAAGAATATCTACAAGGAAATGCTGAGTGATCTGGGAATTCCGCCCGCTCATCACGGCAATCTGACATCATGGGCCAGACAGGGTGTGCTGCTTCTCAACAGCGTGCTGACTGTGGAACTGGGGCAAGCGGCGTCTCACCAGCGGCATGGATGGGAGCGGTTTACCGATGCCGTCATTGCCTGTGTGAATGAGCAGAAAACGCCAGTCGTTTTCATCCTGTGGGGCAGTTACGCTCAGAAGAAAGCGGCTTTTGTCGACAGTTCACGGCATCTGGTGCTGAAGGCCACTCATCCTTCGCCTCTTTCAGCCCATACAGGATTTTTCGGCAATCGTTATTTTTCAAAAGCCAATGCGTTTCTGAAAGAACACGGTTTGAAACCGATTGACTGGCAGCTCCCGGAAGAACCCGAAGAAGACTGA
- a CDS encoding cysteine desulfurase family protein has translation MQEIYLDNAASTPCDARVMEVMAPLFAEEFANPHSDTHAPGKRAAEAVEQARAHVAALIDADPREIIFTSGATEANNLAIKGAVRFRNRMGDGRRRVITVATEHKCVLESVRDLAQEGFEPVILGVDPNGQVDPAALREALAVPTALVSIMAANNETGVKQDLPALGRMVREAGALLHSDLAQAAGKMAIDVQALGLDLASVSAHKMYGPKGVGALFVRRRPRVRLEPLFSGGGQERGLRSGTLPSTLIAGFGEAARIARSEWQADDRHLAILADSLFHGLQERQTAFVINAREAPRLPGIISLRLPGAQAARVMEALPDMALSMGSACSSADLAPSYVLTAMGLSATEAAESLRLSPGRFTTPADIMRVADLLATAAQRVRAAGSTQ, from the coding sequence ATGCAGGAGATCTATCTCGACAACGCCGCCAGCACCCCATGCGATGCGCGCGTCATGGAGGTCATGGCTCCCCTTTTCGCTGAGGAATTCGCCAACCCGCACAGCGATACACATGCGCCCGGCAAACGCGCGGCCGAGGCAGTCGAACAGGCGCGCGCTCATGTGGCGGCGCTGATCGACGCTGATCCGAGAGAGATCATCTTCACCTCCGGCGCGACGGAAGCCAATAATCTGGCCATCAAGGGCGCTGTCCGTTTTCGCAACAGGATGGGCGACGGACGCAGGCGGGTCATCACTGTGGCCACCGAGCACAAATGCGTTCTGGAGAGCGTGCGTGATCTGGCGCAGGAAGGGTTCGAGCCCGTCATTCTCGGCGTGGACCCTAATGGTCAGGTCGATCCGGCCGCTCTCCGGGAGGCCCTCGCCGTTCCAACCGCACTAGTCAGCATCATGGCCGCCAATAATGAGACCGGCGTGAAACAGGACCTGCCCGCCCTTGGACGCATGGTCAGGGAGGCCGGAGCGCTCCTGCACTCAGATCTCGCGCAGGCTGCCGGGAAAATGGCCATTGACGTGCAGGCGCTGGGGCTCGACCTCGCCTCTGTCTCCGCCCACAAGATGTATGGTCCGAAAGGCGTGGGCGCGCTGTTCGTGCGCAGACGTCCTCGCGTCCGGCTTGAGCCGCTATTCTCGGGAGGCGGGCAGGAGCGGGGGCTCAGGTCCGGAACGCTCCCCTCCACCCTGATCGCAGGATTTGGCGAGGCCGCCCGTATCGCCCGCTCAGAGTGGCAGGCCGATGACCGGCATCTCGCCATCCTTGCTGACAGCCTGTTTCATGGTCTGCAGGAACGTCAGACAGCCTTTGTCATCAATGCACGGGAAGCGCCGCGTCTGCCGGGCATCATCAGTCTCCGCCTTCCCGGCGCTCAGGCTGCGCGGGTTATGGAAGCGCTTCCCGACATGGCCCTGTCGATGGGATCAGCCTGCTCATCGGCTGATCTGGCGCCGTCCTACGTGTTGACAGCCATGGGTCTGAGCGCCACGGAAGCAGCGGAAAGCTTGCGTCTCTCGCCCGGACGTTTTACCACGCCCGCCGATATCATGCGTGTGGCGGACCTGCTTGCCACAGCAGCGCAACGGGTGAGAGCCGCAGGCTCCACCCAATAG
- a CDS encoding Hint domain-containing protein — MSGTASSANIPSVISDGGAYEVASGTSVSGVTILSGALNVAGSASGTQLYGPGPGGGSSSAASEHVLSGGIEYQVVATSGFISVASGGTLVSATLEQSGLVVDGGTVESVTALLGAQVSATNGARINSATTSQYGCFSVDDSSYLENSVIGSGACLAVEKGATFENVTLLSSGVLLVDAGSGAGVIAGSDLEGITFQSGSKIYVMQGTISGFHLPADVSLTIDNGNSASNLVIAGTETIGVRVHDQNSIIQSGGTQVITPTGIAFETHLERGGSVYVSSGGSIVNSDDTQLSQGVVVLEGGSVVFTGDTTLSSGVISGSGTIVQEGSGSLHIASDDGLSGFSGIIYVTDGKLVVSDITDLHSASLEFMDGHTGSLVISGSTSPSGVIGDIDFGDTIELSSLIWQDDFTTHFEGTNTLQITRSDGTVVGSVNLSDANYTWSNFVLSKGSDGGTVIALDDNSSPGVIGNTIFSSNTSNVNVSGTGAVVNGATVSNMSVSAATLYGDGTTGHLVLYNGTKSFYTNMTRNTEEVIRKGASSYNSIVTGGSEQVYGNSYNSQFTTWTQENFQEVGASQYIYSGGISDGASFAPSIYSMRPGYSTGTIANQYVYLGGTSKNTTLSGAEYSGFSVPETKYVTAYAQSVETIYSGGTAINTTITKYGIVNAASGATLTNAVLDGGVLNMASDTIISNGLTFKNGSIYITDMKYADGSALQVSLDGNDNLLITDGDLSREIHLNGDYSNSFAITHDVQGNVLVTYGTPAPCYCRGTLIDMQDGRKCVEDIVIGDVVKTAGGQYRPVRWVGYRAYDGLFARGNPDLIPVIFRKGSLGNGVPERDLTVSPLHAMFIEGWLIPAHCLVNNTTIVRGVIGETLEYFHIELETHDILLAEGAPAESFVDDQSRNMFHNARTFHELYPHVCPSEALYCAPRLEDGVILEHIRQKLDGSDDIMECVSVCLQNITGNMIAGYVTGYVTGGPVSHDALVLSISVNGIHVGHVTADRRDADHRRYFVFGLTRSQMLAGDEDIQVTPLHAGQKRVA; from the coding sequence ATGAGCGGAACTGCTTCGAGTGCAAATATTCCTTCAGTTATCTCCGATGGCGGCGCCTATGAAGTTGCTTCAGGAACATCCGTCTCAGGCGTTACTATTCTCAGTGGAGCTTTGAATGTCGCGGGAAGCGCCTCTGGAACGCAACTGTATGGACCCGGACCCGGAGGCGGAAGCAGTTCGGCGGCCAGCGAGCATGTTCTTTCCGGCGGGATCGAATATCAGGTGGTGGCCACCAGCGGCTTTATCAGTGTCGCAAGTGGTGGAACGCTTGTGTCGGCAACGCTGGAGCAGTCTGGTCTTGTCGTCGATGGTGGGACAGTAGAGTCTGTGACAGCTCTTTTAGGCGCACAGGTTTCCGCAACAAATGGAGCCCGGATCAATTCCGCCACCACGTCGCAATATGGCTGCTTTAGTGTTGATGACAGCAGTTATCTGGAAAATTCCGTTATAGGGAGTGGTGCTTGTCTTGCTGTTGAAAAAGGTGCGACATTTGAAAATGTTACCTTGCTGAGTTCAGGCGTCCTGCTGGTGGATGCCGGATCGGGTGCGGGTGTGATTGCGGGTTCAGATCTTGAGGGAATAACATTCCAGTCCGGATCGAAGATTTATGTAATGCAGGGTACAATATCCGGTTTTCATCTTCCTGCGGATGTTTCCCTTACGATCGATAATGGAAACTCTGCCAGTAATCTTGTGATTGCTGGCACGGAAACCATAGGCGTGAGGGTTCACGACCAGAATAGCATCATTCAGAGTGGCGGCACACAGGTTATCACCCCCACCGGGATCGCTTTTGAAACACATCTTGAAAGGGGCGGCAGTGTTTATGTTTCATCTGGTGGCTCCATAGTCAATTCTGATGACACACAGCTTTCACAGGGTGTGGTTGTTCTGGAGGGGGGCAGTGTCGTCTTTACCGGTGACACAACGCTGAGCAGTGGTGTCATTTCAGGGTCCGGCACCATTGTACAGGAAGGAAGCGGCTCACTCCATATCGCTAGCGACGACGGCCTGTCCGGGTTTTCCGGAATCATCTATGTCACGGACGGGAAGCTTGTTGTTTCCGATATTACTGATCTGCACTCAGCTTCTCTCGAGTTTATGGATGGCCATACAGGCTCTCTGGTCATCAGCGGTTCGACATCTCCTTCCGGTGTAATCGGAGATATCGATTTCGGTGATACGATAGAGCTGTCTTCCCTGATCTGGCAGGATGATTTTACGACGCATTTTGAGGGTACCAATACGCTCCAGATCACGCGATCTGACGGTACAGTTGTGGGATCTGTCAATCTTAGCGACGCCAACTATACGTGGTCTAATTTTGTTCTGAGTAAAGGCAGTGACGGCGGCACGGTCATTGCTCTTGATGACAACAGTTCTCCTGGTGTCATCGGGAATACGATATTTTCCAGCAACACCTCCAACGTCAATGTCAGTGGCACTGGCGCCGTCGTGAATGGCGCTACCGTCAGCAATATGAGCGTATCTGCCGCTACATTGTATGGAGATGGAACGACAGGTCATCTGGTTCTGTATAACGGCACAAAGTCATTCTATACGAACATGACTCGTAACACGGAAGAAGTCATCAGGAAGGGGGCTTCTTCTTACAACTCCATCGTAACAGGTGGAAGTGAGCAGGTTTACGGCAATAGCTATAATTCTCAATTCACGACATGGACACAGGAGAACTTCCAGGAGGTCGGAGCGTCCCAGTATATCTATTCAGGGGGGATTTCTGATGGCGCCTCTTTTGCACCAAGCATTTATTCCATGCGTCCCGGTTACTCTACAGGGACCATTGCCAATCAATATGTCTATCTCGGTGGAACTTCAAAAAACACAACATTATCAGGCGCAGAGTACTCAGGATTTTCTGTGCCTGAAACCAAATATGTGACAGCCTACGCCCAATCTGTAGAGACAATTTACAGTGGTGGTACGGCCATAAATACCACGATTACAAAATACGGTATTGTCAACGCGGCAAGCGGAGCAACACTGACCAACGCCGTTCTGGATGGCGGTGTGCTCAATATGGCGTCTGACACGATTATTTCCAATGGCCTGACCTTTAAAAATGGCAGTATCTATATAACGGATATGAAATATGCAGACGGAAGCGCCTTGCAGGTTTCTCTGGATGGCAATGACAACCTTCTGATAACCGACGGAGATCTTTCCAGGGAAATTCACCTCAACGGCGATTATTCCAATAGCTTTGCTATAACACATGATGTTCAGGGTAATGTGCTTGTCACCTATGGCACGCCCGCGCCCTGCTATTGCCGTGGCACCCTGATAGATATGCAGGACGGCAGGAAATGCGTTGAGGATATTGTCATAGGTGATGTGGTGAAAACGGCCGGCGGACAGTATCGCCCCGTGCGCTGGGTGGGGTACCGCGCCTATGACGGCCTGTTCGCCAGAGGCAATCCTGACCTGATACCGGTCATTTTCAGAAAAGGCTCTCTGGGCAACGGTGTGCCGGAACGTGATCTGACGGTCTCGCCGCTTCATGCCATGTTTATTGAAGGATGGCTGATCCCGGCGCATTGTCTTGTGAACAACACGACCATTGTTCGTGGCGTTATTGGCGAGACACTGGAGTATTTCCATATCGAACTTGAGACGCATGACATTCTTCTGGCAGAAGGCGCACCGGCAGAAAGCTTTGTGGACGATCAGAGCCGGAACATGTTCCACAACGCCCGGACATTCCATGAACTGTATCCCCATGTGTGCCCGAGTGAGGCGCTCTATTGTGCGCCAAGACTGGAAGATGGAGTGATTCTGGAACATATCAGGCAAAAGCTTGATGGTTCAGACGACATTATGGAATGCGTCTCTGTCTGCCTCCAGAACATAACCGGCAATATGATTGCCGGTTATGTTACCGGTTATGTTACTGGCGGCCCGGTCAGTCATGATGCGCTTGTCCTGAGCATTTCAGTCAATGGGATACATGTCGGCCATGTGACAGCAGATCGGAGAGATGCCGATCATCGGAGATATTTTGTATTTGGTCTGACACGGTCACAGATGCTTGCAGGAGATGAAGATATTCAGGTCACACCTCTCCATGCAGGGCAGAAACGGGTAGCATGA
- the mnmA gene encoding tRNA 2-thiouridine(34) synthase MnmA, whose translation MRILVAMSGGVDSSVVAARLVEQGHEVIGATLQLYDTRGEAKKGACCAGRDIQDAREVAERLSIPHYVIDAEERFRQSVIERFATSYAQGETPVPCVSCNQGVKFTDLLGLAKDIGADAMATGHYVRRVEGSSGAEMHRPVDADRDQSWFLFATTRDQLDYLRFPLGEMPDKDTVRQEAERFGLLVADKPDSQDLCFIPKGNYSDLVETLRPDTRGEGEIVDRQGNVLGRHEGVTRFTIGQTKRLGDAAQIAGERQMVVGIEPGRRRIVVAPRESAMVTVCHLRDMNWLITPPTEASGEGVRCMVQLRAREKPRAATVRPLGDGAEVVLDEPALPAPGQACVLYDGTRVLGGGLICRTSEQVA comes from the coding sequence ATGCGTATTCTCGTTGCCATGTCCGGAGGCGTCGACAGTTCCGTTGTCGCCGCGCGTCTGGTCGAACAGGGGCATGAGGTCATCGGCGCCACGTTGCAGCTCTACGACACCCGTGGAGAAGCCAAGAAGGGCGCGTGCTGCGCGGGGCGCGACATCCAGGACGCCCGTGAAGTCGCGGAGCGTCTGAGCATCCCGCATTACGTCATCGACGCGGAGGAACGCTTCCGTCAGAGCGTGATCGAGCGCTTCGCCACATCCTACGCTCAGGGCGAAACGCCTGTTCCCTGCGTGTCCTGCAATCAGGGCGTGAAGTTCACCGACCTGCTCGGTCTGGCGAAGGATATCGGCGCGGACGCCATGGCGACCGGGCACTATGTCCGGCGCGTCGAAGGCTCCAGCGGGGCCGAAATGCACCGTCCCGTCGATGCCGACCGCGACCAGAGCTGGTTCCTGTTCGCCACCACCCGCGATCAGCTCGACTATCTGCGTTTTCCGCTGGGCGAGATGCCCGACAAGGACACCGTGCGACAGGAAGCCGAGCGGTTCGGTCTGCTGGTGGCCGACAAGCCCGACAGTCAGGATCTGTGCTTCATCCCCAAGGGCAACTATTCCGATCTGGTTGAAACGCTGCGTCCCGACACACGAGGCGAAGGCGAGATCGTGGACCGTCAGGGCAACGTTCTTGGCCGTCATGAGGGCGTGACACGCTTTACCATCGGCCAGACCAAGCGCCTCGGCGACGCCGCGCAGATCGCCGGGGAGCGTCAGATGGTCGTGGGGATCGAACCCGGCAGACGACGCATTGTCGTGGCCCCGCGTGAAAGCGCCATGGTGACCGTCTGCCACCTGCGGGATATGAACTGGCTCATCACGCCTCCCACAGAGGCGAGCGGCGAGGGTGTGCGGTGCATGGTGCAGCTCCGCGCCCGCGAGAAGCCCCGTGCCGCGACGGTCCGGCCTCTCGGTGACGGCGCCGAGGTCGTTCTGGACGAACCGGCGCTGCCTGCTCCGGGGCAGGCCTGTGTGCTTTATGACGGCACGCGCGTGCTGGGCGGAGGTCTCATCTGTCGCACAAGTGAACAGGTCGCATAG
- the rimI gene encoding ribosomal protein S18-alanine N-acetyltransferase, with protein MTSEKGSVFSPVFATLHATAFAETARWTEDAFTQLFATPGTEALLASVEEEPVGFILVRSVLDEAEILTLAVVPEWRRHGIARKLLQRLEQELDQKQVRKLFLEVSTTNTPAKKLYTSTGFITAGIRKRYYEDGSDAIVMAREITKA; from the coding sequence ATGACATCCGAAAAAGGTTCTGTTTTTTCTCCTGTTTTCGCAACACTCCACGCAACCGCATTTGCGGAGACGGCTCGCTGGACAGAAGACGCTTTTACGCAGCTTTTCGCTACTCCGGGGACTGAGGCATTACTGGCATCCGTAGAGGAAGAGCCTGTCGGTTTCATTCTTGTCCGATCAGTCCTCGATGAAGCTGAAATTCTGACTCTGGCTGTCGTGCCGGAATGGAGACGGCACGGGATCGCCAGAAAACTGCTTCAGAGACTGGAGCAGGAACTGGACCAGAAGCAGGTAAGAAAGCTGTTTCTGGAAGTTTCCACTACAAACACACCTGCAAAAAAACTTTATACGTCAACAGGATTTATTACTGCTGGAATTCGAAAGCGCTATTATGAAGACGGTTCAGATGCGATCGTCATGGCGCGTGAGATTACCAAAGCATAA